Proteins encoded together in one Catellatospora citrea window:
- a CDS encoding glycoside hydrolase family 6 protein yields the protein MRFPIRLSGRRKVIALTGASALVVAGLVTIPAAIAHAAPGCDITYTTNDWTEGAGTGGFTASITVKNTGDPITSWSLKFAFPSGQTLTAPGWSATWSQSGANITGNSLSYNGTLGTGASTSIGFNGRWSGVNTKPTSFTLNNTTCTTGGVTPSPSTGPSSSPSPSTGPSPSTSPSPQTRSIIITPSSVSVAEGSSSSVTVKLSAAPTSNVTVALARSGDTSITAPSSVTLTPSNAVAGVSVSIAAAEDSDQTHGTATVAASASGYTGASLAVTEIDNDITQSGKVDNPYSGARGYVNPEWSAKAASVSGGSRVSNLSTAVWLDRIAAIAGTSGSSSNGSMGLADHLDEALRQANAGSGPLTVQFVIYNLPGRDCSALASNGELGVDELPRYKSEYIDPIAAIMGQSKYSSLRIVAIIEIDSLPNLVTNTNIAKCATMNSNGGYVKGVGYALNKLGAIGNVYNYIDSAHHGWIGWDSNFGPTAQKLKEAAVAEGSTVNNVHGFITNTANYSALVEPYFTINTSVNGTSVRQSKWVDWNFYVDEQSFAQAFRTRLVSEGFNSNIGMLIDTSRNGWGGSARPTAASTSTSVDTFVNQSRIDRRIHAGNWCNQSGAGLGERPRANPATGIDAYVWVKPPGESDGSSSLIPNNEGKGFDRMCDPTYTGNGLNGNNLTGALANAPISGAWFPAQFAELMANAYPPLS from the coding sequence ATGAGATTCCCGATCAGGCTGTCCGGAAGGCGCAAGGTGATCGCGCTGACCGGCGCGAGCGCCCTCGTGGTCGCCGGCCTCGTCACGATCCCCGCGGCGATCGCGCACGCCGCGCCCGGTTGTGACATCACGTACACCACCAACGACTGGACCGAGGGCGCCGGCACCGGCGGCTTCACCGCGTCCATCACCGTCAAGAACACCGGTGACCCGATCACGAGCTGGTCGCTGAAGTTCGCGTTCCCGTCCGGCCAGACCCTGACCGCCCCCGGCTGGTCGGCCACCTGGTCGCAGTCGGGCGCCAACATCACGGGCAACAGCCTGTCCTACAACGGCACGCTCGGCACCGGCGCGTCGACCAGCATCGGCTTCAACGGCCGCTGGTCCGGCGTCAACACCAAGCCGACGTCGTTCACGCTGAACAACACCACCTGCACCACCGGTGGGGTGACCCCGAGCCCGAGCACCGGCCCGAGCAGCAGCCCGAGCCCGAGCACCGGTCCGAGCCCGAGCACCAGCCCGAGCCCGCAGACCCGGTCGATCATCATCACCCCGTCGTCGGTGAGCGTCGCCGAGGGCAGCAGCTCGTCGGTCACGGTCAAGTTGAGCGCTGCGCCGACCAGCAACGTGACGGTCGCCCTGGCCCGCAGCGGCGACACCAGCATCACCGCCCCGTCGTCGGTCACGCTGACCCCGTCGAACGCGGTCGCCGGGGTGAGCGTCTCGATCGCGGCCGCCGAGGACAGCGACCAGACCCACGGCACCGCGACGGTGGCGGCGTCCGCCTCGGGCTACACCGGCGCCTCGCTGGCGGTGACCGAGATCGACAACGACATCACGCAGAGCGGCAAGGTCGACAACCCGTACTCGGGTGCGCGTGGTTACGTGAACCCGGAGTGGAGCGCGAAGGCGGCGTCGGTGTCCGGTGGTAGCCGGGTGTCGAACCTGTCGACGGCGGTGTGGCTGGACCGGATCGCGGCGATCGCGGGCACGTCGGGCAGCAGCTCGAACGGTTCGATGGGCCTGGCCGACCACCTCGACGAGGCGCTGCGGCAGGCGAACGCGGGCAGCGGTCCGCTGACCGTCCAGTTCGTGATCTACAACCTGCCCGGTCGTGACTGCTCGGCGCTGGCGTCCAACGGTGAGCTGGGCGTGGACGAGCTGCCCCGCTACAAGTCGGAGTACATCGACCCGATCGCGGCGATCATGGGTCAGAGCAAGTACTCCTCGCTGCGGATCGTGGCGATCATCGAGATCGACTCGCTGCCGAACCTGGTGACGAACACGAACATCGCCAAGTGCGCGACGATGAACTCCAACGGCGGTTACGTCAAGGGTGTCGGGTACGCGCTGAACAAGCTGGGTGCGATCGGCAACGTGTACAACTACATCGACTCGGCTCACCACGGCTGGATCGGCTGGGACAGCAACTTCGGCCCGACCGCGCAGAAGTTGAAGGAGGCGGCGGTCGCCGAGGGCAGCACGGTCAACAACGTGCACGGTTTCATCACCAACACGGCGAACTACTCGGCGTTGGTGGAGCCGTACTTCACGATCAACACGTCGGTGAACGGGACGTCGGTGCGGCAGAGCAAGTGGGTGGACTGGAACTTCTACGTCGACGAGCAGTCGTTCGCGCAGGCGTTCCGGACCCGGTTGGTGTCGGAGGGCTTCAACTCCAACATCGGCATGCTGATCGACACGTCCCGTAACGGTTGGGGTGGTTCGGCGCGGCCGACCGCGGCGTCGACGTCGACCAGCGTGGACACGTTCGTCAACCAGTCGCGGATCGACCGGCGGATCCATGCCGGCAACTGGTGCAACCAGTCCGGTGCGGGTCTGGGTGAGCGGCCCCGGGCCAACCCGGCGACCGGTATCGACGCGTACGTGTGGGTCAAGCCTCCGGGTGAGTCCGACGGTTCGTCGTCGCTGATCCCGAACAACGAGGGCAAGGGCTTCGACCGGATGTGCGACCCGACGTACACCGGTAACGGCCTCAACGGCAACAACCTGACCGGTGCCCTGGCCAATGCCCCGATCTCGGGCGCGTGGTTCCCGGCCCAGTTCGCCGAACTGATGGCCAACGCCTACCCGCCGCTCTCCTGA
- a CDS encoding flavin-containing monooxygenase, protein MSSGNADRHTRIAIIGAGFGGIGTAIRLRGAGYRDFLVFDRGDEVGGTWRDNSYPGCACDVPSHLYSFSFLRNPGWSRSFSPQPEIWAYLRRCADEHGVRPHLRLGHEVHAAAWDADARLWRLDTSHGAYTAQILVAAGGPLTEPSIPELPGLAAFRGETFHSARWRHDLDLTGRRVAVIGTGASAIQFVPQIAPQVAALTLFQRTPAWVLPRRDRRISAVERRLFRSAPLTHWLVRAGVYWGREFQATAFLRPALMRLGQGMARRHLRRSVADPVLRERLTPSYTMGCKRVLLSNDFYPALERANVDVVTEPITRVTPDGVVTADGREHPVDTLVFGTGFHVTDLPMARAIRGADGRTLAEHWAGSMYAYRGTAVTGFPNLFLLLGPNTGLGHNSVVFMIECQLSYLLGALRHLDTTGVAAIEPLPEAQRAYNAALDRAMDGTVWTSGGCRSWYLDPSGRNSTLWPGYTWSYWLRTRRFDAAAYRAVPARTPVAEERR, encoded by the coding sequence GTGAGCAGCGGCAATGCGGACCGCCATACCCGCATCGCGATCATCGGCGCCGGGTTCGGCGGGATCGGCACCGCCATCCGGCTGCGCGGCGCGGGCTACCGGGACTTCCTGGTCTTCGACCGCGGTGACGAGGTCGGCGGGACCTGGCGCGACAACTCCTACCCCGGCTGCGCCTGCGACGTGCCCTCGCACCTGTACTCCTTCTCCTTCCTGCGCAATCCGGGCTGGAGCCGCAGCTTCTCGCCGCAGCCGGAGATCTGGGCCTACCTGCGCCGCTGTGCCGACGAGCACGGCGTGCGCCCCCACCTGCGGCTCGGGCACGAGGTGCACGCGGCCGCCTGGGACGCCGACGCGCGGCTGTGGCGGCTCGACACCTCGCACGGGGCGTACACGGCGCAGATCCTGGTCGCGGCGGGCGGGCCGCTCACCGAGCCGTCGATCCCCGAGCTGCCCGGCCTCGCCGCGTTCCGCGGCGAGACGTTCCACTCCGCGCGCTGGCGGCACGACCTCGACCTGACCGGGCGGCGGGTCGCCGTGATCGGCACGGGGGCGTCGGCGATCCAGTTCGTGCCGCAGATCGCGCCGCAGGTGGCCGCGCTGACCCTGTTCCAGCGCACCCCGGCCTGGGTGCTGCCGCGCCGCGACCGGCGCATCAGCGCCGTCGAGCGGCGGCTGTTCCGCTCCGCGCCGCTTACCCATTGGCTGGTGCGGGCCGGGGTGTACTGGGGACGGGAGTTCCAGGCCACCGCGTTCCTGCGCCCGGCGCTGATGCGGCTCGGGCAGGGCATGGCCCGCCGGCACCTGCGCCGGTCGGTCGCCGACCCGGTGCTGCGCGAGCGGCTCACGCCCTCGTACACGATGGGTTGCAAGCGGGTGTTGCTGTCGAACGACTTCTACCCCGCGCTGGAACGCGCCAACGTGGACGTGGTCACCGAGCCGATCACCCGGGTCACCCCCGACGGCGTGGTCACCGCCGACGGGCGGGAGCATCCCGTCGACACCCTCGTGTTCGGCACCGGCTTCCACGTCACCGACCTGCCGATGGCGCGGGCGATCCGGGGCGCCGACGGGCGCACCCTGGCCGAGCACTGGGCGGGCAGCATGTACGCCTACCGCGGCACCGCCGTCACCGGCTTCCCGAACCTGTTCCTGCTGCTCGGCCCGAACACCGGACTCGGCCACAACTCCGTCGTGTTCATGATCGAGTGCCAGCTCAGCTACCTGCTCGGCGCGCTGCGCCACCTCGACACCACCGGCGTCGCCGCGATCGAGCCGCTGCCGGAGGCGCAGCGGGCGTACAACGCGGCACTGGACCGCGCGATGGACGGCACGGTGTGGACCAGCGGCGGCTGCCGCAGCTGGTACCTCGACCCCAGCGGCCGCAACTCCACCCTGTGGCCCGGTTACACCTGGTCGTACTGGCTGCGCACACGCCGCTTCGACGCCGCCGCCTACCGGGCGGTGCCGGCCCGCACTCCCGTCGCCGAGGAGCGCCGATGA
- a CDS encoding YceI family protein, whose amino-acid sequence MTTLSTRTWNGLTIPTPGTYAIDPAHTRVGFVVKHMVVSKVRGSFKDVAGEIVIAEDPLASSVNAVVQTASIDTGVADRDNHLRTGDFLEVEKFPELTFRSTGLRAKSGEDFTLVGELTIKDVTKTVELALEFGGVNKNPWGQEIIGFTATTEIDREDYNITWNQALETGGVLVGKSLKIEIEGEATRQA is encoded by the coding sequence ATGACCACGCTCAGCACTCGCACCTGGAACGGCCTGACCATCCCGACGCCGGGCACCTACGCCATCGACCCCGCGCACACGCGCGTCGGCTTCGTGGTCAAGCACATGGTGGTCAGCAAGGTGCGCGGCTCGTTCAAGGACGTGGCCGGCGAGATCGTGATCGCCGAGGACCCGCTGGCCTCGTCGGTGAACGCCGTCGTCCAGACCGCGAGCATCGACACCGGTGTCGCCGACCGCGACAACCACCTGCGCACGGGCGACTTCCTCGAGGTCGAGAAGTTCCCGGAGCTGACCTTCCGCAGCACCGGCCTGCGGGCCAAGTCGGGCGAGGACTTCACCCTCGTCGGTGAGCTCACCATCAAGGACGTCACCAAGACGGTGGAGCTCGCGCTCGAGTTCGGCGGCGTGAACAAGAACCCGTGGGGCCAGGAGATCATCGGCTTCACCGCCACCACGGAGATCGACCGCGAGGACTACAACATCACCTGGAACCAGGCGCTGGAGACCGGCGGCGTGCTGGTGGGCAAGTCCCTCAAGATCGAGATCGAGGGCGAAGCCACCCGCCAGGCCTGA
- a CDS encoding ABC transporter ATP-binding protein produces MLSAHLVVERPGFRLDLALSLAAGEVVALLGPNGAGKTTALRALAGLLPLHAGRLRLGEEVLDDPAAGIFIPPERRRVGVVFQDYLLFPHLSALDNVAFGPQARGASRRVARAEAARWLARVDLTALARQRPRQLSGGQAQRVALARAMAVSPDLLLLDEPLAALDARTRMETRARLHHDLRTHEGATLLVTHDPLDALVLADRLVIVEDGRIVQEGDAASVTARPRTEYVARLVGLNLYRGRADGHTVTLPGGFAMVADDEVRGDAFLAFPPSAVALHPQQPAGSPRNTWAATVVGVLPHGDHLRVELDGPIRAAAEITPAAAAQLGLLPGTEVWAAVKATETRAYPY; encoded by the coding sequence CTGCTGTCCGCGCACCTGGTCGTCGAGCGGCCGGGATTCCGGCTCGACCTGGCGCTGTCCCTCGCCGCCGGCGAGGTCGTGGCGCTGCTGGGGCCGAACGGCGCGGGCAAGACCACGGCCCTGCGCGCGCTGGCCGGGCTGCTGCCGCTGCACGCCGGGCGGCTCCGGCTGGGCGAGGAGGTCCTCGACGACCCCGCCGCCGGGATCTTCATCCCGCCCGAGCGCCGCCGCGTCGGCGTGGTGTTCCAGGACTACCTGCTCTTCCCGCACCTGTCCGCGCTCGACAACGTCGCCTTCGGCCCGCAGGCGCGGGGCGCGTCGCGCCGGGTCGCGCGCGCCGAGGCGGCCCGCTGGCTGGCCCGCGTCGACCTGACCGCGCTGGCCCGGCAGCGGCCCCGGCAGCTCTCGGGCGGGCAGGCGCAGCGGGTGGCGCTGGCCCGGGCCATGGCGGTCAGCCCGGATCTGCTGCTGCTCGACGAGCCGCTGGCCGCCCTGGACGCCCGCACCCGGATGGAGACCCGGGCGCGGCTGCACCACGATCTGCGTACCCATGAGGGCGCGACCCTGCTGGTCACCCACGATCCGCTGGACGCGCTGGTGCTGGCCGACCGGCTCGTGATCGTCGAGGACGGCCGGATCGTGCAGGAGGGCGACGCCGCGAGCGTCACCGCGCGACCGCGCACCGAGTACGTGGCCCGGCTGGTCGGGCTGAACCTGTATCGCGGCCGGGCCGACGGGCACACCGTCACCCTGCCCGGCGGGTTCGCCATGGTCGCCGACGACGAGGTGCGCGGCGACGCGTTCCTCGCCTTCCCGCCGTCCGCGGTCGCGCTGCATCCGCAGCAGCCCGCGGGCAGCCCGCGCAACACCTGGGCGGCCACCGTCGTCGGCGTGCTGCCGCACGGCGATCACCTGCGGGTGGAGTTGGACGGCCCGATCCGCGCCGCCGCCGAGATCACCCCCGCGGCCGCCGCCCAGCTCGGCCTGCTGCCCGGCACCGAGGTCTGGGCCGCCGTGAAGGCCACCGAGACCCGCGCCTACCCGTACTGA
- a CDS encoding SDR family oxidoreductase translates to MRQELRDQVVLITGAARGIGAHTARLAAARGARLSLVGLEPDRLRRLTEELTAAHGAGTAAWFEADVTDSAALEQAVAGTLQAFGRIDRVVANAGIAGLGTVATGDVEALARTVEVNLIGVMRTAAATAAPVIATRGYYLLVSSTAAFTALPGMSAYCAAKAGVEHFGNALRLELAHHGVGVGTAHPGWVDTDLVRDAKDDLPSFRAAFGSLPWPVGSTSSVEQCAQAFVRGLERRRRRVYVPRAIGGVQLLRTAVNSAFADRLVGRRSRSLVPQLEQEVAALGRSFGVHSAESGRGETR, encoded by the coding sequence ATGAGGCAGGAGCTGCGTGACCAGGTGGTGTTGATCACCGGCGCGGCCCGGGGCATCGGTGCGCACACCGCCCGGCTGGCCGCCGCCCGCGGGGCGCGGCTGTCCCTGGTCGGGCTCGAACCGGACCGGCTGCGCCGGCTGACCGAGGAGCTCACCGCCGCCCACGGTGCGGGCACCGCCGCCTGGTTCGAGGCCGACGTCACCGACTCGGCCGCGCTGGAGCAGGCCGTCGCCGGGACGCTGCAGGCCTTCGGACGCATCGACCGCGTGGTCGCCAACGCCGGGATCGCCGGTCTCGGCACGGTCGCCACCGGCGACGTCGAGGCGCTGGCCCGCACCGTCGAGGTGAACCTGATCGGCGTCATGCGCACGGCCGCCGCCACGGCCGCGCCGGTCATCGCCACCCGCGGCTACTACCTGCTGGTGTCGTCGACGGCGGCGTTCACCGCGCTGCCCGGCATGTCCGCGTACTGCGCGGCGAAGGCCGGGGTCGAGCACTTCGGCAACGCGCTGCGGCTGGAGCTGGCCCACCACGGCGTCGGCGTCGGCACCGCCCACCCCGGCTGGGTCGACACCGACCTGGTCCGCGACGCCAAGGACGACCTGCCGTCGTTCCGCGCCGCGTTCGGCAGTCTGCCCTGGCCGGTCGGCTCGACCAGCTCCGTCGAGCAGTGCGCCCAGGCGTTCGTGCGCGGGCTGGAGCGGCGGCGCAGGCGGGTGTACGTGCCACGTGCCATCGGCGGCGTGCAGTTGCTGCGCACCGCGGTGAACAGCGCGTTCGCCGACCGGCTGGTCGGACGGCGGTCCCGGTCGCTGGTGCCGCAGCTGGAGCAGGAGGTGGCGGCGCTGGGCCGGTCGTTCGGCGTGCACAGCGCCGAGTCGGGTCGCGGGGAAACCCGGTGA
- a CDS encoding transglycosylase domain-containing protein: MPLNRMTRLTLLAVVAGAVVAAGAMPAAALANWAVEKSAPAYDTLPEVLKHPTTAQASYLYANDGQTVVTTFYDENRRDVTLAEVAPVVPQAVVAAEDARFYSHHGVDLKGVLRAVVANGASGGVSQGASTLTMQYVRNVLKSDPSLSTEQRAEATEQTPARKIREARYALAVEKELSKAQILERYLNIAYFGSGAYGIYAASHTYFSKDPAQLSLSEASLLAGLLQSPEADSPLNGGIERALARRDYVLTAMTGTGAITAAQAEAAKASTPVVKKGSSPNDCTASRAGWGFFCDYFRSWWRDQDTFGDTAEDREQALRQGGYRIVTTLDPKVQNAAQAQVTKVYGYTDKRALPMAVVEPGTGKVLALAVNRYYSAAPGAGNTMNQLVAGGTGIHGYQAGSTFKMFTMLAALEAGKTLDTGFDAPTKLTTAWPEATGPASCDGFWCPRNANPEFMDGERDMWTGFGRSVNTYFVWLEQQVGADKTIEMAQRLGIRFRHPDNASHAASDAAGWGSFVLGVSLTTPLDLANAYATLAADGVYCAPLPVAAVTDGAGRQLDVANTSCAPAISPEIARAATDAARCPVGQSGAFGRCDGGTATAVSGLLDGRAVAGKTGSSTDNMTESFVAYTPQLAAAAIAANPDKPTDAVGAAVLSKVYRAVAATLATGSQGLEVKDFPAPLRESAFSAQPDPEPTESDKPRDESHTGDNSQDNGEDRPGRGDSGNDNNGDSGNDNGSGGDNGSDGGGGSGDGRPGRGGGQGGGHQLPGSGR, from the coding sequence ATGCCGCTCAACCGGATGACTCGACTCACGCTGCTCGCGGTGGTCGCGGGAGCCGTGGTCGCCGCCGGAGCGATGCCCGCCGCCGCACTGGCCAACTGGGCGGTGGAGAAGTCGGCGCCCGCCTACGACACGCTCCCCGAGGTGCTCAAACACCCCACCACGGCGCAGGCCAGCTACCTGTACGCCAACGACGGCCAGACCGTCGTCACCACCTTCTACGACGAGAACCGCCGCGACGTGACGCTGGCCGAGGTCGCCCCGGTCGTCCCGCAGGCCGTCGTCGCCGCCGAGGACGCCCGCTTCTACTCCCACCACGGGGTGGACCTCAAGGGCGTGCTGCGCGCCGTGGTCGCCAACGGGGCCAGCGGCGGCGTCTCGCAGGGCGCCTCCACGCTGACCATGCAGTACGTGCGCAACGTGCTCAAGAGCGACCCCTCGCTGTCGACCGAGCAGCGAGCCGAGGCGACCGAGCAGACCCCCGCCCGCAAGATCCGCGAGGCCCGGTACGCCCTGGCGGTCGAGAAGGAGCTGAGCAAGGCGCAGATCCTCGAGCGCTACCTGAACATCGCCTACTTCGGCTCCGGCGCGTACGGCATCTACGCCGCCTCGCACACGTACTTCTCCAAGGACCCCGCGCAGCTGAGCCTGAGCGAGGCGTCGCTGCTGGCCGGGCTGCTCCAGTCACCCGAGGCGGACAGCCCGCTCAACGGCGGCATCGAGCGCGCCCTGGCCCGCCGCGACTACGTGCTCACCGCGATGACCGGCACCGGCGCGATCACCGCCGCGCAGGCCGAGGCGGCCAAGGCGAGCACCCCGGTGGTCAAGAAGGGCTCCAGCCCCAACGACTGCACCGCGTCACGGGCCGGCTGGGGCTTCTTCTGCGACTACTTCCGCAGCTGGTGGCGCGACCAGGACACGTTCGGCGACACCGCGGAGGACCGCGAGCAGGCGCTGCGCCAGGGCGGCTACCGCATCGTCACCACGCTCGACCCGAAGGTCCAGAACGCGGCGCAGGCCCAGGTGACCAAGGTGTACGGGTACACCGACAAGCGCGCCCTGCCGATGGCGGTCGTCGAGCCCGGCACCGGCAAGGTGCTCGCGCTCGCGGTCAACCGCTACTACAGCGCCGCGCCCGGTGCGGGCAACACGATGAACCAGCTCGTCGCCGGGGGTACCGGCATCCACGGCTACCAGGCCGGTTCGACGTTCAAGATGTTCACCATGCTGGCCGCCCTGGAGGCCGGCAAGACCCTGGACACCGGGTTCGACGCGCCGACCAAGCTCACCACCGCCTGGCCCGAGGCGACCGGCCCGGCCAGCTGCGACGGGTTCTGGTGCCCGCGCAACGCCAACCCGGAGTTCATGGACGGCGAGCGCGACATGTGGACCGGCTTCGGCCGGTCGGTGAACACCTACTTCGTCTGGCTGGAGCAGCAGGTCGGCGCGGACAAGACGATCGAGATGGCGCAGCGGCTGGGCATCCGGTTCCGGCACCCCGACAACGCCTCGCACGCGGCCTCGGACGCGGCCGGCTGGGGCTCGTTCGTGCTGGGCGTCTCGCTGACCACCCCGCTCGACCTGGCCAACGCGTACGCGACGCTGGCCGCCGACGGCGTGTACTGCGCGCCGCTGCCGGTGGCCGCGGTCACCGACGGCGCCGGCCGACAGCTGGACGTGGCGAACACCTCGTGCGCCCCGGCGATCAGCCCGGAGATCGCGCGGGCGGCCACCGACGCGGCGCGCTGCCCGGTCGGGCAGTCCGGGGCGTTCGGCCGCTGCGACGGCGGCACCGCGACGGCGGTGTCGGGGCTGCTCGACGGGCGCGCGGTGGCCGGCAAGACGGGCAGCTCGACCGACAACATGACCGAGTCGTTCGTGGCGTACACGCCGCAGCTGGCCGCGGCCGCCATCGCGGCGAACCCGGACAAGCCCACCGACGCGGTCGGCGCGGCGGTGCTGTCGAAGGTGTACCGGGCCGTCGCGGCGACGCTGGCGACCGGTTCGCAGGGACTAGAGGTCAAGGACTTCCCGGCCCCGCTGCGCGAATCCGCGTTCTCGGCCCAGCCCGACCCGGAGCCCACCGAGTCGGACAAGCCCCGCGATGAGTCCCACACCGGGGACAACTCCCAGGACAACGGCGAGGACCGTCCGGGCCGCGGCGACAGCGGGAACGACAACAACGGCGACAGCGGGAACGACAACGGCTCCGGCGGCGACAACGGCTCGGACGGCGGCGGCGGTTCCGGCGACGGCCGACCGGGCCGTGGTGGTGGCCAGGGCGGCGGCCACCAGCTGCCCGGATCGGGCCGCTGA
- a CDS encoding TetR/AcrR family transcriptional regulator encodes MAAPTRTPESVRRDLTTALAACVAEKGYASTTIADIVALARVSKRTFYEHFTAKEECLTALYEHVCDRLMLIIRAAASGDQPWPQRISDGAAAYLGALETMPAFTRTMLIEVQAAGHRAFMLRQLTLQRFAGTLVDLVEVGRLSDPDLRPLSQAQALAIVGGINELLLHAIDPYTGSAGADVEGRFAALHTDVVRLISAVLNHRG; translated from the coding sequence TTGGCCGCCCCCACCCGGACGCCCGAGTCGGTCCGCCGTGACCTGACCACGGCGCTCGCCGCCTGCGTGGCCGAGAAGGGCTACGCATCGACCACCATCGCCGACATCGTGGCGCTGGCGAGGGTTTCCAAGCGCACCTTCTACGAGCACTTCACGGCCAAGGAGGAGTGCCTGACAGCGCTCTACGAGCACGTCTGCGACCGGCTGATGCTGATCATCCGCGCGGCGGCCTCCGGCGACCAGCCCTGGCCGCAGCGCATCAGTGACGGCGCGGCGGCCTACCTCGGCGCGCTGGAGACGATGCCGGCGTTCACCCGGACCATGCTGATCGAGGTGCAGGCGGCCGGGCACCGCGCGTTCATGCTGCGCCAGCTGACCCTGCAGCGCTTCGCGGGCACCCTGGTCGACCTGGTGGAGGTGGGCCGGCTCAGCGACCCGGACCTGCGGCCGCTGTCGCAGGCGCAGGCGCTGGCCATCGTCGGCGGCATCAACGAGCTGCTGCTGCACGCCATCGACCCGTACACCGGGTCGGCCGGCGCGGACGTCGAGGGCCGGTTCGCGGCGCTGCACACCGACGTGGTCCGGTTGATCTCGGCGGTGCTCAACCACCGCGGCTGA
- a CDS encoding TOBE domain-containing protein → MTAFRIGEAAELLGVSADTVRRLVDSGRLRAHRDEHDHRMVAGADLAAYARSQADDPDGRADRSSARNRMRGIVTAIVKDTVMAQVDIQAGPFRVVSLMSREAVEELGLDVGSVAVAVIKSTTVVVERD, encoded by the coding sequence ATGACCGCATTTCGGATCGGTGAGGCCGCGGAGCTGCTCGGCGTCAGCGCGGACACGGTGCGGCGACTGGTCGACTCGGGCCGGCTGCGGGCGCACCGCGACGAGCACGATCACCGCATGGTTGCCGGGGCAGACCTGGCGGCGTACGCCCGCAGCCAGGCCGACGATCCCGACGGCCGCGCCGACCGCTCCTCGGCCCGCAACCGGATGCGCGGCATCGTCACCGCCATCGTCAAGGACACGGTGATGGCCCAGGTCGACATCCAGGCGGGCCCCTTCCGGGTGGTGTCGCTGATGAGCCGCGAAGCCGTCGAGGAACTCGGTCTCGACGTGGGCAGCGTCGCCGTCGCCGTCATCAAGTCCACCACCGTCGTGGTCGAACGTGACTGA